A stretch of Suncus etruscus isolate mSunEtr1 chromosome 9, mSunEtr1.pri.cur, whole genome shotgun sequence DNA encodes these proteins:
- the LOC126018770 gene encoding phospholipase A and acyltransferase 2-like — MDSNGFGPQPKAGDLIEFSRGPYEHWGVYVGDDHVVHLSDVDAGSSGINLMGSASGRNTRAVVRKDLLSNVANGGSYRINNKYVKKMQRPCAKDAVQRAEALVGKEMPYNVTSQNCEHFVTKLCYGVPMSEQVEENAPALFLIAGAVLRLLAPFFSR; from the exons ATGGATTCG AACGGATTTGGTCCCCAGCCAAAAGCTGGAGACCTGATTGAGTTTTCCCGTGGTCCTTATGAGCACTGGGGTGTGTATGTGGGAGATGATCATGTGGTTCATTTGAGCGATGTAG ATGCTGGGAGTTCAGGAATAAATCTGATGGGCTCTGCATCCGGTCGAAATACTCGAGCTGTCGTGAGGAAGGACCTGCTATCCAATGTGGCCAATGGGGGCAGTTATCGTATAAACAACAAGTACGTAAAGAAGATGCAGCGGCCTTGTGCTAAGGACGCCGTCCAACGGGCAGAGGCGCTGGTGGGGAAGGAGATGCCCTACAATGTCACAAGTCAGAACTGCGAGCATTTTGTGACTAAGCTGTGCTATGGAGTTCCCATGAGTGAGCAG GTCGAGGAAAATGCACCAGCTCTGTTTCTGATAGCTGGGGCTGTGCTTCGCCTTCTTGCACCATTTTTTTCAAGATGA